In one Balaenoptera musculus isolate JJ_BM4_2016_0621 chromosome 2, mBalMus1.pri.v3, whole genome shotgun sequence genomic region, the following are encoded:
- the LBHD2 gene encoding LBH domain-containing protein 2 codes for MPPPWSSSLETCAKSYGHSMARRWRHQDLDAPNSGSSMSAPQPAVPELSPAEEAGGLAGKAMVGAREKGPRMGQRLPSIVVEPSEAGAVESGELRWPPEGAQRGSAQSQAAAASSLHLPGAPGNVPDDTGNKCASSEDQCPCTQ; via the exons ATGCCGCCTCCCTGGTCCTCCTCCTTGGAAACTTGTGCAAAGAGCTACGGCCATTCCATGGCCAGAAGATGGAGGCACCAAGATTTGGACGCA CCCAACAGTGGCAGCAGCATGAGTGCCCCCCAGCCCGCCGTGCCAGAGCTGAGCCCAGCTGAGGAGGCTGGAGGCCTGGCAGGAAAG GCCATGGTGGGTGCCAGGGAGAAGGGCCCTCGGATGGGCCAGCGGCTGCCCTCAATCGTGGTGGAGCCCAGCGAGGCGGGTGCCGTGGAGAGTGGGGAGCTGCGTTGGCCTCCGGAGGGCGCCCAGAGGGGGTCCGCCCAGAGCCAGGCTGCTGCCG CCTCCTCACTGCATCTGCCGGGAGCACCAGGGAACGTCCCAGACGACACTGGCAACAAGTGTGCCAGCTCTGAGGACCAGTGCCCCTGCACCCAGTGA